A region from the Peromyscus leucopus breed LL Stock chromosome 9, UCI_PerLeu_2.1, whole genome shotgun sequence genome encodes:
- the Dhrs1 gene encoding dehydrogenase/reductase SDR family member 1 encodes MRVMVAPMKGQVCVVTGASRGIGRGIALQLCKAGATVYITGRHLDTLRATAQEAQSLGGRCVPVVCDSSQESEVKSLFEQVDREQHGRLDVLVNNAYAGVQAILDTGNKSFWEVPASIWDDINNVGLRGHYLCSVYGARLMVPAGKGLIVVVSSPGGMQHMFNVPYGVGKAACDKLAADCAHELRRHGVSYVSLWPGIVQTELVKEFMAKEEVPEDPSFKKIKPTFSSAESTEMSGKCVVALATDPNILNLSGKVLPSCDLARRYGLRDIDGRPVQDYFSLGYALSYVSGLGWLTSYLPGFLRVPKWIVTLYTSKF; translated from the exons ATGCGAGTCATGGTAGCGCCTATGAAGGGGCAAGTGTGTGTGGTAACTGGTGCCTCCAGAGGCATTGGCCGTGGCATTGCCTTACAGCTGTGCAAAGCTGGTGCCACGGTTTACATCACCGGCCGCCATCTGGACACCCTTAGAGCTACGGCCCAGGAG GCACAGTCCCTCGGGGGCCGGTGTGTGCCAGTGGTGTGTGATTCAAGCCAGGAGAGTGAAGTGAAAAGCCTGTTTGAGCAAGTCGATCGGGAACAGCACGGGCGGCTAGATGTGCTGGTCAATAATGCCTATGCTGGTGTCCAG GCGATCCTGGACACCGGCAATAAGTCATTCTGGGAAGTGCCTGCCTCCATCTGGGATGATATAAACAACGTTGGACTCAG AGGCCACTACTTGTGCTCTGTGTATGGGGCACGGCTGATGGTCCCTGCTGGCAAAGGACTCATCGTGGTTGTCTCCTCCCCTGGGGGCATGCAGCATATGTTCAATGTCCCTTACGGTGTGGGCAAAGCTGCG tgcGACAAGCTGGCTGCTGACTGTGCCCACGAGCTGCGACGTCATGGAGTCAGCTACGTATCTCTGTGGCCAGGGATAGTGCAGACGGAACTGGTGAAGGAGTTTATGGCAAAGGAGGAGGTTCCTGAGGATCCCTCGTTTAAGAAG ATCAAACCAACTTTCTCCTCAGCAGAAAGCACAGAAATGAGTGGCAAGTGTGTGGTGGCCTTGGCAACAG acCCCAATATCCTGAACTTGAGTGGGAAGGTGCTGCCGTCCTGTGACCTTGCTCGGCGCTATGGCCTTCGGGATATAGATG GCCGCCCCGTCCAAGACTATTTTTCCTTGGGTTACGCCCTCTCATATGTCTCCGGCCTGGGATGGCTGACCTCCTACCTGCCTGGCTTCCTCCGTGTGCCCAAGTGGATTGTTACCCTCTACACCAGCAAATTCTAA